Proteins from a genomic interval of Desulfovibrio sp.:
- a CDS encoding AarF/ABC1/UbiB kinase family protein yields the protein MNTADLLRYTPLATANRLRIIVSVLAKHGFEELLERLGLRRRFLFWRKQRAAPPVLPLWKRIKIIMEELGPTAVKIGQILSMRPDMIPAELCDELKTLQENLPPAPYPVIQSAIETAFGRPLEELFTNFERVPVATASISQVHRARRADNGCLVAVKVRLPDVSDTMAADLDILEYFAELLQERAASVRPFKPVDVVRELEKNVRRELDFTNEAVNMLAFNDMFRENDRIFAPGVHADMVRPDVLVMDFIEGERLDEFMGTSQERAELAGLGLESALRQIMEEGFFHGDPHLGNLRIVGKSRLCYLDFGMCGRLAPALRSALVDCVIAMAGSDPAKLARVAEGMSYSVPPDLDVLTLESDLMFVIQKFRTPVGGGFLGSQLLAVTNICREHGLSPRPDFILVARAMLATEAALKTLHPALEPAANLAELAKAYTMRRLIPGLSDRSLWAELEETARLMAGFPRKIDSVLRKLGAGQLSVELKQHDFGKMPATFRLVGNRLGGALVTAALAVSSAVVFNSGFGPLLWGMPVIGLAGFSLAGLLGIFLTFKMFRDT from the coding sequence ATGAACACTGCCGACCTCCTACGCTATACCCCCCTGGCCACGGCCAACCGCCTGCGCATCATCGTGTCGGTATTGGCCAAACACGGTTTCGAGGAACTCTTGGAACGCTTGGGGCTGCGCCGCCGCTTCCTCTTCTGGCGAAAACAGCGGGCCGCGCCCCCGGTTCTCCCGCTCTGGAAGCGAATCAAGATCATCATGGAGGAGCTGGGCCCCACTGCGGTCAAGATCGGCCAGATCCTCTCCATGCGCCCGGACATGATTCCGGCCGAGCTGTGCGACGAGCTCAAGACCCTGCAGGAGAACCTGCCTCCCGCACCTTACCCGGTGATCCAATCAGCCATAGAAACGGCCTTCGGCCGCCCGCTGGAGGAACTCTTCACCAACTTCGAGCGCGTGCCCGTGGCCACGGCCTCGATCTCGCAGGTGCACAGGGCCCGCCGGGCCGACAACGGCTGTCTGGTTGCCGTGAAGGTCCGCCTGCCGGACGTATCCGACACCATGGCCGCGGACCTGGACATCCTGGAATACTTCGCGGAGCTTCTTCAGGAACGCGCCGCCTCGGTGCGCCCTTTCAAGCCGGTGGACGTGGTGCGGGAGCTTGAGAAGAACGTGCGCCGCGAACTCGACTTCACCAACGAAGCCGTGAACATGCTCGCCTTCAATGACATGTTCCGGGAAAACGATCGCATTTTCGCACCAGGCGTGCATGCCGACATGGTTCGCCCGGACGTATTGGTCATGGACTTCATCGAAGGTGAACGCCTTGACGAATTCATGGGCACAAGCCAGGAACGCGCCGAACTGGCCGGATTGGGCCTTGAATCCGCCCTGCGCCAGATCATGGAGGAAGGGTTCTTCCATGGGGACCCTCACCTGGGCAATCTGCGCATCGTGGGCAAGAGCAGGCTTTGCTACCTGGATTTCGGCATGTGCGGCCGCCTGGCACCGGCCCTGCGTTCCGCCCTGGTGGACTGCGTGATCGCCATGGCTGGGTCCGACCCCGCCAAACTGGCCCGCGTGGCCGAGGGGATGTCCTACTCCGTGCCGCCCGATCTGGACGTGCTGACCTTGGAATCGGACCTCATGTTCGTGATACAGAAGTTCCGCACACCCGTGGGCGGCGGCTTTCTGGGCAGCCAGTTGCTGGCGGTGACCAACATCTGCCGGGAACACGGGCTTTCGCCCAGGCCGGACTTCATTCTGGTGGCCAGGGCGATGCTGGCCACGGAAGCCGCCCTGAAAACGCTCCATCCCGCCCTGGAGCCAGCAGCGAATCTGGCCGAACTGGCCAAGGCATACACCATGCGCCGGTTGATTCCCGGATTGTCCGACCGATCCTTGTGGGCGGAACTGGAGGAAACAGCCAGACTGATGGCCGGATTCCCGCGCAAGATCGATTCCGTGCTGCGCAAACTCGGTGCCGGACAATTAAGCGTTGAACTCAAGCAGCACGATTTTGGAAAGATGCCGGCCACCTTCCGGCTGGTGGGCAACCGCCTGGGCGGAGCGCTGGTCACGGCCGCCTTGGCCGTGAGTTCCGCAGTGGTCTTCAATTCTGGCTTTGGCCCCCTCTTGTGGGGCATGCCAGTCATCGGGCTGGCTGGCTTCTCCCTGGCGGGCCTGCTCGGTATTTTTTTGACCTTCAAGATGTTTCGCGACACCTGA
- a CDS encoding phasin family protein, whose protein sequence is MSDLLKKGFYTGLGAGLLLKDEIMNALTPPVKVDDMPLEEVREQLRQVLARMAGGVGQGVDALKEAGEEELASLLDRFGLAKAEDVEALKKRIADLEATLKTGKKK, encoded by the coding sequence ATGAGCGATCTGCTGAAAAAAGGATTCTACACGGGCCTTGGCGCCGGGCTTTTGCTCAAAGACGAAATCATGAACGCGCTAACTCCACCCGTGAAGGTGGACGACATGCCGTTGGAGGAAGTGCGGGAACAGCTGCGCCAGGTGCTGGCCCGCATGGCCGGTGGAGTGGGCCAGGGTGTTGACGCGCTCAAGGAGGCCGGGGAAGAGGAGCTGGCCAGCCTGCTGGACCGCTTCGGCCTGGCCAAGGCCGAAGACGTAGAGGCGCTGAAAAAGCGCATCGCGGACCTGGAGGCCACGCTCAAGACCGGCAAGAAGAAGTAA
- the ftsY gene encoding signal recognition particle-docking protein FtsY, with protein MGFFSKISSWLGGKPSAQAPEAETQAVQEAADGAPESLSEGPAEAPDSSVVESSAPHLVNEDWQKDLTLALRQAEPKLSVWLGIVLKDVKAAGPELWQRLHFLFLCLEAPKAEADEFITQFEKWLSNMGYQEVEEFRSELQYRLALALDLEDEEDERSRLFLKLSEGLAKTREQIAARIDGLLTSHSKMDDDFWEELEEILIMADVGFEPAGKLLAQLKNRARKAGVTDPAGFKDILREELAQIFRAPKTIKAVNPPEVVMMVGVNGVGKTTSIAKLAYRAQMQGRKVLIAAGDTFRAAAIEQLEIWAKRVGAGFFTKGEGSDPAAVAFEAMERCLAEGYDLMLLDTAGRLHTKTNLMEELKKIERVLGKKHPGAPHRTILVVDATTGQNALSQTKLFNEAVGVDEIVLTKLDGTAKGGVVVGIALEHAIPITFVGLGEKMEDMRPFSGEDFAKALLV; from the coding sequence ATGGGATTTTTCTCCAAGATATCGTCCTGGCTGGGCGGCAAGCCCTCGGCACAAGCCCCTGAAGCAGAGACCCAAGCCGTTCAGGAAGCTGCAGACGGAGCGCCGGAGAGCCTTTCGGAAGGCCCTGCCGAAGCGCCGGATTCCAGCGTTGTTGAAAGCTCTGCCCCGCACCTGGTCAACGAGGACTGGCAGAAGGACCTCACCCTGGCCCTGCGCCAGGCCGAACCCAAGCTGTCCGTTTGGCTCGGCATCGTTCTGAAGGACGTGAAAGCGGCCGGGCCGGAACTCTGGCAGCGCCTGCACTTTCTCTTCCTGTGCCTGGAAGCCCCGAAGGCCGAGGCCGACGAGTTCATCACCCAGTTCGAAAAGTGGCTTTCCAACATGGGATACCAGGAGGTCGAGGAGTTCCGCTCCGAGCTTCAGTACCGCCTGGCCCTGGCCCTGGACCTGGAGGACGAGGAGGACGAGCGTTCCCGCCTCTTCCTCAAGCTTTCCGAAGGGCTGGCCAAGACCCGCGAGCAGATCGCGGCCCGCATCGACGGTCTGCTCACCTCGCACAGCAAGATGGACGACGACTTCTGGGAGGAGCTTGAGGAAATCCTCATCATGGCCGACGTGGGTTTCGAACCGGCCGGCAAGCTCCTGGCCCAGCTGAAAAACCGCGCCCGCAAGGCAGGCGTGACCGACCCGGCCGGGTTCAAGGACATCCTGCGCGAGGAACTGGCCCAGATATTCCGCGCTCCAAAGACCATCAAGGCCGTCAATCCGCCCGAGGTGGTGATGATGGTGGGCGTCAACGGCGTGGGCAAGACCACATCCATCGCCAAGCTGGCCTACCGGGCCCAGATGCAGGGCCGCAAGGTGCTCATTGCGGCTGGCGACACCTTCCGGGCCGCGGCCATCGAACAGCTTGAGATTTGGGCCAAGCGCGTGGGCGCCGGGTTCTTCACCAAAGGAGAAGGTTCGGACCCGGCCGCAGTGGCCTTCGAGGCCATGGAGCGCTGTCTGGCCGAGGGCTACGATCTGATGCTCTTGGATACGGCCGGCCGGCTGCACACCAAGACGAACCTCATGGAAGAGCTCAAGAAGATCGAGCGGGTTCTGGGCAAGAAGCACCCCGGAGCGCCCCACCGCACCATCCTGGTGGTGGACGCCACCACGGGCCAGAACGCCCTGTCCCAGACCAAGCTCTTCAACGAGGCCGTGGGCGTGGACGAGATCGTGCTCACCAAGCTCGACGGCACAGCCAAGGGCGGCGTGGTGGTGGGCATTGCCCTGGAGCACGCCATCCCCATCACTTTCGTGGGACTCGGAGAGAAGATGGAAGACATGAGGCCGTTTTCGGGAGAGGACTTCGCAAAGGCTCTGCTTGTGTAA
- a CDS encoding amidophosphoribosyltransferase, whose amino-acid sequence MKKEYCGLFGIYGHPEAARMTYFGLYALQHRGQESAGIVTWDGEKIREQKGMGLVADVFNERHLGKELKGSIAVGHIRYSTTGASLLRNAQPFLVRFGDWNLAIAHNGNLVNTYELRAELEAAGSIFQTTMDSEIFVHLIARSLNGGTIEDAVIKACQKVKGSYSLIIQANDKMIAVRDPNGIRPLALGRLDDNYVISSETCAFDLIEAEYLRPIEPGEMLVIQDKCLRSYRISEPQPVRRCIFELVYFARPDSVVFGEVVYSRRKLMGQTLAKEAPMDADYVMPFPDSGVYAAVGYAQESGLPFEVAMIRNHYVGRTFIQPSQNMRDFSVRVKLNPVRSMIKNKRILIVEDSIVRGTTIRTRIKKLRELGAREIHMRVSCPPIKFPCFYGIDFSSKGELIAANNSVDDIARYIGLDSLHYLTVDGLLNSVGADMKDPKYCLACFNGEYVIPPCQEGTKLCLDESNALTW is encoded by the coding sequence ATGAAGAAAGAATATTGCGGATTGTTCGGCATCTACGGCCATCCCGAGGCCGCGCGCATGACCTATTTCGGCCTCTACGCCCTGCAGCACCGGGGGCAGGAGTCGGCCGGCATAGTCACCTGGGACGGCGAAAAAATCCGCGAGCAGAAGGGCATGGGCCTGGTGGCGGACGTTTTCAACGAGCGCCACCTGGGCAAGGAACTCAAGGGCTCCATCGCCGTCGGCCACATCCGATATTCCACCACCGGCGCGTCCCTCCTGCGCAACGCCCAGCCGTTCCTGGTCCGCTTCGGCGACTGGAACCTGGCCATCGCCCACAACGGCAACCTGGTGAACACCTACGAGTTGCGCGCCGAACTGGAAGCCGCCGGGTCCATCTTCCAGACCACCATGGATTCGGAGATCTTCGTCCACCTTATCGCCCGGAGCCTAAACGGCGGCACCATCGAGGACGCCGTCATCAAGGCTTGCCAGAAGGTGAAGGGCTCCTATTCGCTCATCATCCAGGCCAACGACAAGATGATCGCCGTGCGCGACCCCAACGGCATCCGGCCCTTGGCCCTGGGACGCCTGGACGATAATTACGTCATTTCCTCCGAGACCTGCGCCTTCGACCTCATCGAGGCCGAGTACCTGCGCCCCATCGAACCGGGCGAGATGCTGGTCATCCAGGACAAGTGCCTGAGATCATACCGCATAAGCGAGCCGCAACCCGTGCGGCGCTGCATATTCGAGCTGGTCTACTTCGCCCGCCCGGATTCCGTGGTGTTCGGCGAAGTGGTCTATTCCCGGCGCAAGCTCATGGGCCAGACCCTGGCCAAGGAAGCGCCCATGGACGCGGACTACGTGATGCCGTTCCCGGATTCCGGGGTCTACGCGGCGGTGGGCTACGCCCAGGAGTCCGGCCTGCCCTTCGAGGTGGCCATGATCCGCAACCACTACGTGGGCCGCACCTTCATCCAGCCTTCCCAGAACATGCGCGACTTCTCGGTGCGGGTGAAGCTGAACCCCGTGCGCTCCATGATAAAGAACAAGCGCATCCTCATCGTGGAAGACTCCATCGTTCGCGGCACCACCATCCGCACCCGAATCAAGAAGCTCAGGGAGCTGGGCGCCCGGGAGATCCACATGCGGGTGAGCTGCCCGCCCATCAAGTTCCCGTGCTTCTACGGCATCGACTTCTCCTCCAAGGGCGAACTCATCGCGGCCAACAATTCCGTGGATGACATCGCCCGCTACATCGGCCTGGACAGCCTGCACTACCTGACCGTGGACGGCCTCCTGAACTCGGTGGGGGCCGACATGAAGGACCCCAAGTACTGCCTGGCCTGTTTCAACGGCGAGTATGTGATTCCCCCTTGCCAGGAAGGCACCAAGCTCTGCCTGGACGAGTCCAACGCCCTGACCTGGTAG
- a CDS encoding HD domain-containing protein: MNIPNKKQAIDLLEQYQGAKPDRMAHSMAVAELAVTLAEALNAKGLGLDLPLIEASAILHDISKGQPDHDRAGGELLRSLGYSRIAAIVEVHTRLGGHNPTPDEPLHEAEVVYMADKSYRRTNRVSIEERYGIWRNTWKDNPERLESLTRGENRAKAVRARIEKALGKALSEI, translated from the coding sequence ATGAATATCCCGAATAAAAAACAAGCCATAGACCTTCTGGAGCAGTACCAGGGAGCCAAGCCGGACCGTATGGCCCACTCCATGGCCGTGGCCGAGCTGGCCGTGACCCTGGCCGAGGCCCTGAACGCGAAGGGTCTGGGGCTGGATCTGCCACTCATCGAGGCGTCGGCCATCCTGCACGACATCAGCAAAGGCCAACCCGACCACGACCGGGCCGGAGGGGAATTGCTGCGCTCGCTGGGGTATTCGCGCATCGCCGCCATTGTTGAGGTGCATACCCGCCTTGGTGGCCACAACCCTACACCTGACGAACCTCTCCACGAGGCCGAAGTGGTCTACATGGCCGACAAGAGCTACCGCCGCACCAATCGGGTGAGCATCGAGGAGCGCTATGGCATCTGGCGCAACACGTGGAAGGACAACCCGGAGCGGCTGGAAAGCCTCACCAGGGGCGAGAACCGGGCCAAGGCCGTGCGGGCCAGGATCGAAAAGGCGCTGGGGAAGGCTCTGAGCGAGATTTGA